In Trifolium pratense cultivar HEN17-A07 linkage group LG7, ARS_RC_1.1, whole genome shotgun sequence, a genomic segment contains:
- the LOC123899079 gene encoding protein EPIDERMAL PATTERNING FACTOR 1-like, whose product MKRNLVYVSAFVLVLLFVPMLTSSRHISYSNLVGHGHSNPEVGKKVDATKGAKQNPYSEGRTKHMRRPDTMQVAGSRLPDCSHACGSCTPCRLVMVSLVCASLAEAESCPMAYKCMCHNKSYPVP is encoded by the exons ATGAAGAGGAACTTGGTCTATGTTTCTGCATTTGTtcttgttttactttttgttccAATGTTGACCTCTTCAAGGCACATAAGCTACTCAAATTTGG TAGGACATGGACATTCAAATCCTGAAGTGGGAAAAAAAGTAGATGCAACCAAAGGAGCAAAACAAAATCCGTATTCAGAAGGAAGAACAAAACATATGCGACGGCCAGACACGATGCAAGTAGCTGGGTCGCGGTTGCCGGATTGTTCACATGCATGCGGGTCATGTACGCCATGCCGATTGGTGATGGTGAGCTTAGTTTGTGCATCCCTTGCAGAAGCTGAATCATGTCCAATGGCTTATAAATGCATGTGCCATAACAAGTCCTATCCTGTCCCATAA